The Burkholderia pyrrocinia genome includes a region encoding these proteins:
- a CDS encoding LamB/YcsF family protein has product MVSIDLNCDLGESFGAWRMGDDAAMLDIVTSANVACGFHAGDPAGIYTVLHEAARRGVAVGAHVGYRDLVGFGRRNMQPSRAELTGDVIYQIGALQGLAKAAGTSIRYVKPHGALYNTIAHDTYQAAAVIDAIRAIDPTLVLMTLAGAPVADQAREAGLAVVSETFADRAYNVDGSLVNRRMEGAVIHDPNVVARRMLRFVQEGVVTAIDGTDITVDAQSICIHGDNPSAVATARLLQTQLAARGVALRPFAGACRGENRA; this is encoded by the coding sequence ATGGTAAGCATTGATTTGAACTGCGATCTCGGTGAGAGCTTCGGCGCTTGGCGGATGGGCGACGATGCGGCGATGCTCGACATCGTGACTAGCGCAAATGTTGCTTGCGGTTTTCATGCCGGCGATCCGGCGGGGATCTATACCGTGCTGCATGAAGCGGCACGGCGCGGTGTCGCCGTCGGCGCGCACGTCGGTTATCGCGACCTGGTGGGTTTCGGGCGTCGCAACATGCAGCCATCCCGTGCAGAACTGACGGGCGACGTGATCTACCAGATCGGTGCACTGCAGGGGCTTGCAAAAGCCGCGGGCACGTCGATTCGCTACGTGAAGCCCCATGGTGCGCTGTACAACACGATCGCGCACGATACCTACCAGGCGGCGGCCGTCATCGACGCGATTCGGGCGATCGATCCGACGCTCGTACTGATGACGCTGGCCGGCGCACCCGTCGCGGATCAGGCCCGTGAAGCCGGCCTCGCCGTCGTCAGCGAGACGTTTGCCGACCGGGCGTACAACGTGGATGGAAGCCTCGTGAATCGCCGCATGGAAGGGGCGGTCATTCATGATCCGAACGTCGTTGCACGTCGCATGCTGCGGTTCGTGCAGGAGGGTGTCGTGACGGCAATCGATGGAACGGACATCACCGTCGATGCCCAGTCGATCTGCATTCACGGAGACAACCCGTCGGCCGTTGCGACCGCTCGTCTGCTGCAAACGCAACTCGCGGCGCGTGGCGTTGCACTTCGGCCGTTTGCCGGAGCGTGCAGGGGAGAGAACCGTGCGTGA
- a CDS encoding putative hydro-lyase has translation MSADQVRLLIRNGKLRAPTTGYADGFMQANLAILPKMYADEFREFCRLNPKSCPLVGVGQPGNPELDGLGAIDIRTDVPRYRVYRNGVHTDTVDDLVDLWRDDLVTFALGCSFSFESAILQAGIDIRHISANRNVPMYVTNIQTAAAGPFHGPMVVSMRAFKPADAIQAIVLSERFPLAHGAPVHIGDPATIGIRDVARPEFGDPPVIEAGDILGFWACGVTPQMALQAAKPDFAITHEPGYMLVTDLPANTAVV, from the coding sequence ATGTCGGCCGACCAGGTCCGGCTGCTGATTCGCAACGGCAAGTTGCGTGCGCCGACCACGGGATACGCCGATGGATTCATGCAGGCAAATCTGGCAATTCTGCCGAAGATGTATGCAGATGAATTTCGCGAGTTTTGCCGACTCAACCCCAAGAGCTGTCCGTTGGTCGGAGTCGGGCAACCCGGAAACCCGGAGCTGGACGGACTTGGCGCAATCGACATTCGAACCGACGTGCCCCGTTATCGCGTGTATCGGAACGGGGTTCACACCGACACGGTCGACGATCTAGTCGATCTGTGGCGCGACGATCTCGTGACGTTCGCACTCGGTTGCTCGTTTTCATTCGAGAGCGCGATTCTGCAGGCCGGGATCGACATTCGCCACATCAGCGCAAACCGGAACGTGCCGATGTATGTGACGAACATCCAGACGGCAGCCGCGGGGCCGTTTCATGGCCCGATGGTTGTGTCGATGCGTGCGTTCAAGCCTGCCGACGCGATCCAGGCGATTGTGCTGTCGGAGCGGTTTCCGCTCGCGCATGGCGCGCCGGTTCATATCGGCGACCCGGCAACCATCGGGATTCGCGACGTTGCCCGGCCGGAGTTCGGTGATCCGCCGGTGATCGAAGCAGGCGACATTCTCGGCTTCTGGGCCTGCGGGGTAACACCGCAGATGGCACTTCAGGCGGCGAAGCCGGACTTTGCGATCACGCATGAACCGGGGTACATGCTCGTCACGGATTTGCCAGCGAACACGGCAGTCGTGTGA
- a CDS encoding GlcG/HbpS family heme-binding protein — protein MSKQITCEAARRAIEAGVAKANELAQRSSLSIVDAGGHLMAFARVNDAAFGTIEIAHNKAYTAAALRLPTDYWMKTVQPGAELYGLERSASRPLVVFGGGLPVKSGEDVIGGVGVSGGPEEADVAIARAMVAALGEN, from the coding sequence ATGAGCAAACAGATCACATGCGAAGCCGCTCGGCGAGCGATTGAGGCGGGCGTCGCCAAAGCGAACGAACTGGCACAGCGCTCGTCGCTGTCAATCGTGGATGCCGGTGGCCATCTTATGGCGTTCGCGCGAGTGAACGACGCAGCGTTTGGCACGATTGAAATTGCGCATAACAAGGCCTATACCGCGGCGGCATTGCGGCTCCCGACCGATTACTGGATGAAAACCGTGCAACCCGGAGCCGAGCTGTACGGGCTCGAGCGCTCGGCGTCCCGTCCGTTGGTCGTGTTCGGCGGCGGCCTGCCGGTGAAAAGCGGCGAGGACGTTATCGGTGGTGTTGGTGTGTCGGGTGGCCCGGAGGAAGCGGACGTTGCGATTGCGCGTGCGATGGTCGCTGCGCTCGGCGAGAACTGA
- a CDS encoding APC family permease translates to MEMKLNMDDVQIETSPQKKLSGSMGAVGLALTVLAFSAPLTTVSGYIPFALMFGGVGSPVIFILTTLVLLLFSVGYVTLNNIVKRPGDFYAFISYGIGKSTGLGSGILAAVSYFLLLAGVTSFFGVSCSDLVHDMTGASIPWYWPTLACWLVVSMLGYLHVELSAKVLTWVMILEIVVCLAFSFGVLAKGGVPGVSASAPFMPSQLANSTNVPFCMLFTVSFFMGFEATALFRDEVKMPDRTIPRATYGAVIFIGAIYTLCAYAMIMAYGPEVQSIAAKTPAAMFPDAFAKFVSPGLHLIVSVLVMTSAFAASLSTQNVLSRYMHNLGTDGALPRFLGKVHAKHESPYLASMTVSVMVLCVLMPFILMGAKPDLLYGQLSGVGTSGIIILMTIVNLSSLVWYVRRGRQQGVSFAKSFLAPAISSVFFIALVYLVAAHFDVLAGGDPGQYVWMFYCLIGVQVGGMALAQYFKHRRPEVFECLGRSQNG, encoded by the coding sequence ATGGAGATGAAACTGAATATGGACGACGTTCAAATAGAAACGTCTCCGCAGAAGAAGCTGTCGGGCAGCATGGGGGCCGTCGGTCTGGCGCTTACCGTGCTCGCGTTCTCGGCCCCGTTGACAACCGTATCGGGTTACATCCCGTTCGCGTTGATGTTCGGGGGAGTCGGCAGCCCAGTGATATTCATATTGACGACGCTTGTATTGCTGCTGTTTTCCGTCGGCTATGTGACGCTCAACAATATCGTGAAGCGCCCCGGCGACTTCTATGCGTTCATCAGCTATGGCATCGGAAAGTCAACGGGCCTCGGTTCCGGCATTCTTGCCGCGGTCTCGTACTTTCTGCTCCTCGCCGGCGTCACATCATTCTTCGGCGTATCGTGCTCCGATCTCGTGCACGACATGACCGGCGCGTCGATTCCGTGGTACTGGCCGACGCTCGCATGCTGGCTGGTGGTTTCGATGCTGGGATACCTTCATGTGGAGCTGTCCGCGAAGGTGCTGACGTGGGTGATGATTCTCGAGATCGTCGTCTGTCTGGCATTTTCGTTCGGTGTGCTGGCGAAAGGCGGAGTGCCTGGTGTTTCTGCATCCGCTCCCTTCATGCCGAGCCAACTGGCGAACAGTACCAACGTGCCGTTCTGCATGTTGTTCACCGTGTCGTTCTTCATGGGATTCGAGGCCACCGCGTTGTTTCGCGACGAAGTGAAAATGCCGGACCGGACGATTCCGCGTGCGACGTATGGCGCAGTCATTTTTATCGGCGCGATCTACACGCTGTGTGCGTACGCGATGATCATGGCCTACGGACCGGAGGTTCAGTCGATCGCGGCCAAGACGCCCGCGGCAATGTTCCCTGACGCCTTCGCGAAATTTGTGAGCCCTGGCCTGCACCTGATCGTTTCGGTGCTGGTGATGACGTCGGCGTTTGCGGCGAGCTTGTCCACGCAGAACGTGCTTTCGCGCTATATGCACAACCTTGGCACGGACGGCGCGCTTCCCCGCTTCCTCGGCAAGGTGCATGCGAAGCACGAGTCTCCGTATCTTGCTTCGATGACCGTCTCGGTCATGGTGTTGTGCGTGCTGATGCCGTTCATCCTGATGGGCGCCAAACCCGATCTGCTGTATGGGCAACTCTCCGGTGTCGGGACGTCGGGAATCATCATTCTGATGACTATCGTCAACCTCTCGTCGTTGGTCTGGTACGTTCGTCGAGGCCGGCAACAGGGCGTGAGCTTCGCCAAGTCATTTCTTGCGCCGGCGATTTCGTCCGTATTCTTCATTGCGTTGGTTTATCTTGTGGCAGCACACTTCGACGTGCTCGCGGGTGGCGACCCGGGGCAGTACGTGTGGATGTTCTACTGCCTGATCGGTGTGCAGGTTGGGGGCATGGCACTTGCCCAATACTTCAAGCACCGGCGCCCCGAAGTCTTCGAATGCCTTGGGCGCAGTCAGAACGGTTGA
- a CDS encoding putative quinol monooxygenase: MKKEDLVVVATVVARSGSEDVLREALKELVPYAKTEPGFIQYDLHESTETPGQFVFYEIWENEAALETHSNTEFAKAFGARAGQWIESVSLSKFRKIA; the protein is encoded by the coding sequence ATGAAAAAGGAAGATCTGGTCGTGGTCGCAACCGTCGTTGCTCGCTCCGGCAGCGAAGACGTGCTGCGCGAAGCGTTGAAGGAGCTGGTGCCGTATGCAAAGACGGAGCCGGGCTTCATTCAATACGATCTTCATGAATCGACCGAGACGCCCGGGCAGTTCGTCTTCTACGAAATCTGGGAGAACGAAGCCGCTCTTGAGACGCATTCGAATACCGAGTTTGCGAAGGCGTTCGGCGCACGGGCGGGGCAATGGATCGAGTCCGTCTCGCTCAGCAAGTTCCGGAAAATCGCGTGA
- a CDS encoding thiamine pyrophosphate-dependent dehydrogenase E1 component subunit alpha, translating to MSALKFPSERLVDAYRAMRTIRRFEERVMDEMSTGDIPGNTHLCAGQEASAVGVCLHLSDKDYISSTHRGHGHSIAKGCDIGAMMAELFGRATGTCGGKGGSQHIADLRKGMLGANGIVAGGAPITCGAALTAKLLGTGGVAVAFAGDGAMNEGVMSESFNLAKIWMLPIVFVIEDNGFGEATANSFVSAGSFTRRAQSYDIPAAEVDGTDFFAVYQAAGQAIDRARNGGGPSLLQIHVPRYYGHYSGDPDNYRTPEEKKAMRQERDCLANFRRQVQEGSQVDSGELDAVDGQIEVQIDAAVSAARAAPFPPLSALTADVYVKYL from the coding sequence ATGTCCGCCTTGAAGTTTCCCAGTGAGCGGCTCGTGGACGCTTATCGCGCCATGCGAACGATTCGCCGCTTCGAGGAGCGGGTGATGGACGAAATGTCGACCGGCGACATTCCGGGCAACACCCATCTTTGTGCGGGACAGGAAGCCAGCGCCGTCGGCGTGTGTCTGCACCTGTCGGACAAGGACTACATTTCGTCGACCCATCGCGGGCATGGTCACAGCATTGCCAAGGGATGCGACATCGGCGCAATGATGGCCGAGCTGTTCGGGCGCGCGACGGGAACGTGCGGCGGAAAAGGTGGCTCACAGCACATCGCCGACCTGCGCAAGGGAATGCTGGGTGCGAACGGCATCGTGGCCGGCGGTGCACCGATCACGTGCGGCGCCGCGCTCACGGCGAAGTTGCTCGGTACCGGTGGTGTGGCCGTCGCGTTCGCGGGTGACGGTGCGATGAATGAAGGCGTGATGTCGGAGAGCTTCAATCTCGCGAAGATCTGGATGCTTCCGATTGTCTTTGTGATCGAGGATAACGGCTTCGGCGAGGCTACGGCGAATTCGTTTGTCTCGGCCGGCAGCTTCACCCGGCGCGCGCAGAGCTACGACATTCCGGCCGCCGAAGTGGACGGTACCGATTTTTTCGCGGTCTACCAGGCCGCGGGCCAGGCGATCGATCGTGCACGCAATGGCGGCGGTCCCAGCCTTCTGCAAATCCACGTGCCGCGCTACTACGGTCACTACAGCGGCGATCCCGACAACTATCGCACCCCGGAAGAAAAGAAGGCCATGCGTCAGGAGCGCGATTGCCTGGCCAATTTCCGCAGGCAAGTGCAGGAAGGGTCGCAAGTGGACAGTGGCGAGCTGGACGCGGTAGACGGGCAGATCGAGGTCCAGATCGACGCTGCCGTGAGTGCTGCGCGTGCAGCACCGTTCCCGCCGCTTTCGGCACTGACCGCCGACGTTTACGTGAAGTATCTGTAA
- a CDS encoding acetoin dehydrogenase dihydrolipoyllysine-residue acetyltransferase subunit — MSFIEAVTIPKWGMTMTEGTVLEWHAKEGDKVERGQELLEVESTKVNNVVEATVSGILRRIVINEGEIAPVGALIGVIADAEATEEEIDALVASYAHRLNAGDADAGGAVAPKVVPVSGGSVNVLELGPGSNESVLFIHGFGGDLSTWLFNQGSLAEQFRTIALDLPGHGASTPVTDGDVIRKITEAVEEAADAVTSGKLHLVGHSFGGAIAAAFAADKPARVASVTLIAPIGLGKEINRSFVTEFVAAERRRPLQAALEKLFADPSKITSEMVEGTLQFKRLEGVQEALSAIADTIADENGQVQTIGATLAGLTCPVMLLWGERDGIIPVPRADSLPSTVQLRVIPDVGHMPQMEAASVVNDAVLDNINRAR, encoded by the coding sequence ATGTCGTTCATTGAAGCCGTCACCATCCCCAAGTGGGGGATGACGATGACCGAAGGCACCGTGCTCGAATGGCACGCGAAGGAGGGAGACAAGGTCGAGCGCGGTCAGGAGCTCCTCGAGGTTGAATCCACGAAGGTCAACAACGTGGTGGAAGCGACCGTGTCCGGGATTTTGCGACGCATCGTCATCAACGAAGGTGAAATTGCGCCGGTTGGCGCACTGATCGGCGTCATCGCCGATGCGGAGGCGACCGAGGAGGAAATCGACGCGCTCGTCGCAAGCTACGCGCATCGCCTGAATGCGGGCGACGCTGACGCAGGCGGTGCTGTTGCACCGAAGGTGGTTCCCGTGTCCGGGGGCAGCGTGAATGTGCTGGAGCTCGGCCCCGGAAGCAACGAATCCGTGCTGTTCATTCACGGCTTTGGTGGCGATCTGTCGACCTGGCTTTTCAACCAGGGCTCGCTCGCCGAGCAGTTCCGGACGATTGCGTTGGATCTTCCGGGGCATGGCGCGTCGACGCCGGTTACCGACGGCGACGTGATCAGAAAGATCACCGAGGCCGTCGAGGAAGCTGCCGACGCAGTGACCTCCGGGAAACTGCATCTGGTCGGTCACTCGTTTGGTGGTGCGATCGCCGCCGCCTTTGCGGCCGACAAACCGGCGCGTGTCGCGTCGGTGACGCTTATCGCGCCGATCGGCCTCGGCAAGGAAATCAACCGGTCATTCGTGACTGAATTCGTCGCGGCAGAGCGCCGCCGTCCGCTTCAGGCTGCGCTGGAAAAGCTGTTTGCCGATCCGTCGAAGATCACGAGCGAAATGGTCGAGGGCACGCTTCAGTTCAAGCGTCTGGAAGGCGTCCAGGAGGCGCTGTCCGCCATTGCCGACACCATCGCCGACGAAAACGGTCAGGTTCAGACGATCGGCGCGACGCTCGCGGGGCTCACATGTCCCGTGATGCTGCTCTGGGGCGAGCGCGACGGAATAATCCCGGTCCCGCGGGCCGACAGCCTGCCGTCCACGGTGCAGCTGCGCGTGATTCCGGACGTCGGCCACATGCCGCAAATGGAGGCAGCGTCGGTTGTGAACGATGCGGTGCTGGACAACATCAATCGCGCCCGATAA
- a CDS encoding LysR family transcriptional regulator → MIDLRNLETFYAVAQLGGFHRAAERLHTTQPAVSARIAQLEQQLKGRLFERDKRGCFLTIKGRQLLIYAEQMISLSAEMVEAVAGRTALSGTVQLGASDTIVHTWLSTLLKRLSVEYPDITLEVNVDATPNLTAGLADGTIDVALLMGPVNASNAENLPLCCYPISWIVSSDFECDAGDLTLNDLARHPIITFSRSTRPYMQLKEMFDRSHLHHVRIFGNSSLSSIVRMTLDGIGIAAIPHHVVAEHLATGRLRRIDTGHEMPVMPFTASFVRRADMPLSSIVAGLAQNVAARYEGR, encoded by the coding sequence ATGATCGATCTTCGAAACCTGGAGACCTTTTACGCCGTCGCCCAGCTGGGAGGATTTCACCGCGCCGCGGAGAGGTTGCACACGACTCAGCCGGCTGTATCCGCGCGCATCGCGCAACTCGAACAGCAACTGAAAGGGCGCCTGTTCGAGCGAGACAAACGGGGTTGCTTCCTGACCATCAAGGGCAGGCAGTTGCTCATCTACGCAGAACAGATGATCTCGCTGAGCGCGGAGATGGTAGAGGCCGTCGCGGGCCGCACTGCTCTGAGCGGGACGGTCCAGCTCGGCGCGTCGGACACGATCGTGCACACATGGCTGTCCACGCTGCTCAAACGACTCAGCGTCGAGTACCCCGATATCACACTCGAGGTCAATGTCGACGCCACGCCGAATCTCACCGCGGGCCTTGCCGACGGCACGATCGACGTCGCGCTGCTGATGGGTCCCGTAAATGCGAGCAACGCAGAGAATTTGCCGTTGTGCTGCTATCCGATCAGTTGGATCGTTTCGTCGGATTTCGAATGCGACGCGGGAGACCTCACGCTGAATGACCTCGCACGGCATCCGATCATCACGTTCTCCCGATCGACGCGTCCGTACATGCAGCTGAAGGAGATGTTCGATCGATCTCATCTGCATCACGTGAGGATCTTCGGCAACTCGTCGCTGTCATCGATCGTCCGGATGACGCTCGACGGTATCGGCATTGCGGCGATCCCGCATCACGTCGTGGCGGAGCATCTGGCGACCGGCCGGCTGCGCCGCATCGATACCGGCCACGAGATGCCGGTGATGCCGTTCACCGCCAGTTTCGTTCGCCGAGCCGACATGCCGCTGAGTTCGATCGTGGCCGGGCTCGCCCAAAACGTCGCCGCTCGTTACGAAGGGCGGTAG
- a CDS encoding alpha-ketoacid dehydrogenase subunit beta, with the protein MAKKSFRQALNDALHSEMARDPRVIMMGEDLTGGAGANGVKDAWGGAFGVTRGLLEAYGPERIRDTPISEAAFVGAAAGAALTGLRPIAELMFVDFAGVCLDQIMNQIAKFRYMFGGHAKTPLVIRATYGAGTRSAAQHTQAFYPIFTHIPGLKVVIPSNPYDAKGLLLQAIRDDDPVIFLENKMLYDTTGEVPDGAYTIPFGEARVVRDGKDVLIVALGRMVSVAESAARILAADGVSACIIDPRTTSPLDEDTLLEYTEDIGRVVIVDEANPRCSVATDISALLADKCFDSLKGPIRRVTAPHTPVPYAPNLEDAYVPSPEAVVNAVQSILKG; encoded by the coding sequence ATGGCAAAGAAATCGTTCCGTCAAGCGCTGAATGACGCGCTGCACTCGGAGATGGCGCGGGATCCGCGCGTGATCATGATGGGTGAAGACCTGACCGGTGGTGCAGGCGCCAACGGCGTCAAGGACGCGTGGGGCGGCGCATTCGGTGTGACACGCGGGCTGCTCGAGGCATACGGCCCCGAGCGCATTCGCGATACGCCGATCAGCGAGGCCGCATTCGTTGGCGCAGCTGCTGGCGCAGCCCTCACGGGGCTGCGTCCGATCGCCGAGCTGATGTTCGTCGACTTCGCGGGCGTATGTCTCGACCAGATCATGAATCAGATCGCGAAGTTTCGGTACATGTTCGGCGGCCACGCCAAGACGCCGCTCGTGATTCGCGCGACATACGGGGCCGGCACGCGCTCGGCCGCGCAGCACACGCAGGCCTTCTATCCGATCTTCACGCACATCCCCGGGCTCAAGGTGGTGATCCCGTCGAATCCGTACGACGCGAAAGGCCTGCTGCTCCAGGCGATTCGCGACGACGACCCGGTGATCTTCCTCGAAAACAAGATGCTGTATGACACGACGGGTGAAGTACCCGACGGCGCGTACACGATTCCGTTCGGCGAAGCACGTGTGGTGCGGGACGGGAAAGACGTGCTGATCGTTGCCCTCGGTCGCATGGTCAGCGTAGCCGAGTCGGCCGCGCGCATCCTCGCCGCAGACGGGGTCTCGGCATGCATCATCGATCCGCGCACGACGTCGCCGCTCGACGAGGACACGTTGCTCGAATACACCGAGGACATCGGGCGCGTCGTGATCGTCGACGAGGCGAACCCGCGCTGCAGCGTGGCGACGGATATCTCCGCGCTGTTGGCTGACAAATGCTTCGACTCGCTGAAGGGGCCGATCCGGCGCGTAACGGCGCCGCACACTCCGGTGCCGTACGCGCCGAACCTTGAAGACGCGTACGTACCTTCGCCGGAAGCCGTCGTGAATGCCGTCCAGTCGATTCTGAAGGGGTAA
- a CDS encoding SDR family NAD(P)-dependent oxidoreductase gives MSGRLTGKRVLLTGGVANIGLAILESFVAEGATVSVVDIDEVKGRALESRFGDKVRFFRADISSEEEIKTVIGKSSEWMHGIDTLCLNAGVQLSGRVEDFSTENWDKVFRINVRANFIFARESLRYLRAAKKSSIVMMSSLAGKRGGTGLACYSASKAAIIGLTTTLAIELAQDGVRVNAVCPGWIDTPFNQPAIDFMGGREKQESVVRTAIPLGRQATPDEVAPLFVYLASDESSYVTAQAINVDGGAYN, from the coding sequence ATGTCAGGACGTTTGACAGGCAAGCGGGTACTTCTGACCGGCGGCGTTGCCAATATCGGTCTCGCCATTCTGGAGTCGTTCGTTGCCGAAGGCGCGACGGTGTCGGTCGTCGATATCGACGAAGTCAAGGGCCGCGCACTCGAATCCCGGTTTGGTGACAAGGTGCGCTTTTTCCGAGCGGACATCTCGAGCGAAGAAGAGATCAAGACCGTAATCGGGAAGTCGTCCGAATGGATGCACGGCATCGACACGTTGTGTCTGAATGCCGGCGTCCAGCTCTCCGGGCGCGTCGAGGATTTCAGCACCGAGAACTGGGACAAGGTGTTCAGGATCAACGTGCGGGCCAACTTCATTTTCGCGCGCGAGTCGCTTCGCTACCTGCGAGCCGCGAAGAAGTCATCGATCGTGATGATGTCGTCCCTCGCGGGCAAGCGCGGTGGTACTGGCCTCGCATGCTATTCGGCGTCCAAGGCGGCCATCATCGGTCTCACGACCACGCTTGCCATCGAGCTCGCACAGGACGGCGTGCGCGTCAACGCCGTGTGCCCCGGCTGGATCGATACGCCGTTCAATCAACCGGCGATCGATTTCATGGGCGGTCGCGAGAAGCAGGAATCGGTCGTTCGAACGGCCATCCCTCTTGGCCGACAGGCGACGCCGGACGAGGTCGCGCCGCTGTTCGTCTACCTTGCCTCGGACGAGTCGTCCTACGTGACCGCGCAGGCGATCAACGTCGACGGTGGCGCATACAACTGA
- a CDS encoding OsmC family protein, with amino-acid sequence MSEHGVRLEWNVEKHHEREGTYSRDHRAIISPTVTIPVSAAPDYLGNENLADPEQLLVNALASCHMLYFLALCEGSGYAVESYSDNAVGKVEKSAEGFHWVSEIVLRPRATFTSEKQPNQAQLERLHHRAHKGCFIANSIKSKVEIYLG; translated from the coding sequence ATGTCCGAGCATGGCGTTCGATTGGAATGGAATGTCGAGAAGCATCACGAGCGAGAAGGGACCTATAGCCGGGACCACCGGGCGATCATCAGTCCGACGGTGACGATCCCTGTATCCGCGGCCCCCGATTATCTCGGGAACGAAAACCTGGCGGACCCGGAGCAGTTGCTCGTCAACGCACTCGCAAGTTGCCACATGCTGTACTTCCTCGCGCTCTGCGAAGGCAGTGGCTATGCGGTCGAGTCGTACTCTGACAATGCAGTCGGGAAGGTCGAGAAGAGCGCAGAGGGGTTTCACTGGGTATCTGAGATCGTGCTCAGGCCTCGCGCGACCTTCACGTCCGAAAAGCAGCCGAATCAGGCGCAACTCGAGCGACTGCATCACCGTGCCCACAAAGGGTGCTTCATCGCCAATTCGATCAAGTCGAAAGTGGAAATCTATCTCGGCTGA